ATTAGAGACCCTGAACGAACAACGATATTATGGTGAGTTTGCTAATCTATTAGGTGAGAAAATGCAATCTGCTGTGATCGGGAGCTTTCGTGAACAGAAAAAAATGTGGAGTACTAGACCAGCATACAAGTCGTACGTCAGTGAATCTTCCGGATGTGCTATGGATGTATAAGAAATGATTGTTTTTCACATACAACAAATTCCTGTACATAATAGAGTGGATGCAGCTTGTTGTTTTTCATCCCCAAGCTTGAATATGTAAAGGTTGATCAGACACATATATGTCAGTCTTAATCAGCTGAGCATAAATGTTGCATTACTGAATTGTAGGAAAGAACCCGTTTTTGCAAAGCCATGTgtaattatattatttttatgtaaTCAAGTTATTTGGATCTGTGAAATGCAAACAATGGCAGTCCTTGATCCATGTGAAGAGTGAACATGGTTCTATACGTAGCTTCTTTGTTTTCATCCACAAGCTTGAATTTGAAAAAGTTGATAAGAGTTGCTGCGAATATCTTCATTTGCCTGTACGCGAACTCCTTCCCCAGACAGATTCTTGGACCAGCCTAGTCATAAAAAAATGAACAATCAAGCTGGTCAGATTGAAATCCATACCCATCCATAGGATTTTTGCAAACATAAATTGATAAAACTGGTGAAAGATAGGTTACCTGAAAAGCAGTGAATTTGAAAGGACTTTCAGGTTGAAAAACTCCATTTTGAAGCCATCTTTGGGGCCGAAATTCCTCAGCATCATCTCCCCAGATGTAAGTCATCCTTGCCATGGCATAAGGCATATAACTTATCCCATCTCCTTTCCTTACTTTCAGTCCATCAACTGGGAGtgcatcttcttcatttgcattCTTTCCATCCTGCAATATAATGCATACCAGCAATAAGGAAATTATAGCCCCAGAGGATCCAGACTACCTGTATGTGATTCCTAACAGCCTTCTGCACTCTGGGTGCTCGGCCATCTAGCTTAACAAAAATGGCTAATAGACAAGTGTTAATTACCACAGGCACAGCTGGAAAGAGCCTAAGAGTTTCAGTCAGTGTTGCATGAAGATACTGCATTTTCTCAATGGCTTCTTCAGTTATCTTCTCAGTGAATTCTTCAACTGAAATGTTTGTACTCTCTGCAATGTTAATCGCATCTTTAACTTCTTGGAAGATCTTTTCTTGAATGAATGGATTCTTGCATATCATGAAAAAGAACCAAGTAAGTGTATTCGCAGTCGAATCCTTTCCTGCTACAACAAAATTGAGAATTATGTCTCTTAAATATTGATCTGTCATGTTAGCTACATCCTTTTCACTCTCTATCAGAAACCTCGACAGTATATCTTCTTTCGCTCCCTACAAACACCAAGAAAGTACAAGGAACTTTAAGTTAAAGAACCATTTCGAATATAGTTTGCTCTGGAGAAACTGGCATTAGCCATTACCTGAGCCTTTGTTCCAGTCTTCATTTGCTCCCTCTTGTGTTTGATCAGCTTAAACACAAAATCATTAATAACTTTCATGTGTCTTTTCAGAGCAGCTTCCAAGCCAATGTTTAAAAACCTTCTAATCTTCCAGAATGGATCAACGAATCTCCAGTAGACAATCTCGTTTGCATCATCGAAGGCCTTTGTAAATCGTACTCCAAACTCGTCTAACCCGGATAAACTATTTAGTTCAATTCCAAATCCCACTTTAAACAATGAATCTAATGTTGATTTCATCAACGCATCCTGCAACAAAGATCCCTACAGTTAGAAaatctacaaacaagtttatgccACGTTGCACCTATTCTAATTTCTTACAAATCCTATCTTTGTCAGATATTTTGTTGCTAGGGACTAGGGAGCAACATACTGACCTGCAGTTCTATTGCCTTACTGAACTCTGCCGCTTCAGATACTTTTGCAGCCAATTTAGcagcgttagatcgaaagactGTACTGCAGAAATCCCTCAAAACCTTAGTAGAGAACTCATAACTTGCAAGCTTCCGTTGATGACGCCATTTATCGCCGTCTACCGCAAAAATCCCATCACCAAAAAGATCTTTCATAATTTCATAATTATACTTTCCCTGCAAATTATAGAAAATTAAAGCTTGTTGTCATATGCAGTAGAAAGGAGACTAAGAAGGTGACCAGCAAACTAAAACATTTGAAGTTTACCTtcccatagttgttgaagtttgtTCTGAGGATATATTCAATGTTAACAGGATCACTTGTGTAAATTTCACTATGTGAAGGCAAGATTAGCCGGTAAGTTGGATGTTTACGACTGAGAAATGTTTGATAATCGAAAAGTGTTTTGAAATATACAAGCTGGTTCAACATTAAACCAGCAATTGGAGGTCTTTTTTGTCGCATGATCCATTCCTTGGCTAAACCAATAATAGTTACAAGTACAAATAATGATACCATGAGTAGAACAGACATGAGAATAATCTTCATGAGAGAAAACAGAGATAGGAAATACTCCATGGTACTACTTTGAAAATAGCTTCTGCAAAGTAATGGACATCATAAATTATCACGATAAATAGATTTgtcttttatttcttattttttctgTTGGGTGGAGCAAATAAATTTATATGAAATCTGATtcgatgtttttgttttttttttggtatctttatttgtttttgttttcggcATTTTCTTAGAATTTTGAGTCCCCGTGTCAGCTTTGAGTCCCCATGCCAGCTTTGGCTCATTGCCTCATTATCAACTTCCCATCTGTTCGGTGTAGGGAATTTTGAGAGTAGGAAATACCAttaggtcctagaaataatatattagagagagtctagtccagttgacccaATTatctgtctgtttggtcctttttggtaaactatattatagtttggtcctaaaaattatggtttgCTCCTAggctgatgtcatggatgatgtaaatgtcattgtgtggtggcagaaatacccttttggggccACATATATAGACAAAATCACTGAAAAATATCTCATTCTTAGATTTacattctctctcctctttattttCAGATTTGTTTCCTCTCTCCTGattttttcagatctagtttctctattcttgatttctttctcTGTTTTTACGGCTGGTGTTtaattttgatgaagatgatggtgttgaagatgaagatgaagatgacgaagaatcatataaagattatgaaaatgacgaagatgaagatgcgtttttgatttcttttctactgttgaagacgaagacgaagatgaagatgcgTTTTTGATGTTTCTGCTcgtgttgaagacgaagatgatgaggtatttgtttgctgctcgtgttgaagatctcgatttgttgatgtttttcgtgttgatgataatttctgtttgttgctcgtgttggAAATCTCGATTTGTTGATGTTTTTCGTGTTGATGATGATTTGTTGAAGTTTTTTCGTGATGATGATGTttgatgttgctgttgaagacgtcgaagaagatgaagatgatgttgctgatgtttttatatggagttcattccaaaaataaagtctggtttgtatatatttttatatggagttcatttctggaatgaagtctgtttttttagtttttatatggacttcatttctggaatgaagtctgtttttttagtttttttatatggacttcatttctgaaatgaagtctgttttttaggtttttatatggacttcatttctggaatgaagtctgttttttttaggtttttatatggacttcattcctggaatgaagtctgttttttaggtttttatatggacttcatttctagaatgaagtctgttttttttaggtttttatatggatttcatttccgtttttttatgtttttataaggacttcatttctggaatgaactgctacaagaaaataagtaaaaattaacacgaaagggtacttttgtcagtttaatattttaaataattatggaccaaacagtaaaggcgttttcctaaaggaccaaacagacatgggcccacctaaaaaaggaccaaacgatatttttcccatttTGAGACCCCCGTGCCAGCTCTGGCTCATTATCAACTTCATGCACCCTTGTCTGGTAGGATATTTTGAGCCCCAATCCAGCTTTAAAAAACATTTTCTTTGGAGGACCCACAAGATCATCATATAGTAATCAACAGAACCccttatcctttttttttgatgtaaCAGAACCCCTTATCCTACTAATTTTGCTAATGCTAGAATACCATTAATAGAACTACTATTGGggaactcttcttcttctctcctctctcctaagaaaaaagagaaaaaaaaactctagaacttcttcttcttgctcagatttagtccttttgggctagatctgagcaaggattttTAGTTTTTAAAAATAAGAGTAGTCTAATTTGtagttttaggttttgtttttgttgtttttggtgtctatggacacatttcttcgctatttgggcgatattttcttcgtctttaggacgattttctcttcgctttAATAACGATTCTCTCAAATCTCCATGGTATTTCttggcttgctattctcgattcatcaagaacatcaatgaTTCTGCTCGGATTCGctttggattcatcttcaacaagaggGATTTAGGGCATGCGGATTCGTTTAgatctacaagattttgggcAAATTACTCCATTTTAGTTGAagtatctcttattgaagaagataattATTTCAAATGGTCGGAGTTGATTCCGGTTCACACCATCATTCGTCAATACTGCTGGTAAAAAAATTGAATATCTTTGCGGTgcatggctctttctcttcgcgatgtatTTGCAATTGGTGTCGTCATTTGTgtttgggttttgattatcttgtattttggtgtttttgataatcttgtaagcaatcatgtaatcactatattggtttgaatgaattgaaatgtaatttccaaaaaaaaaagaaaaaaaagaatactATTAATTAATTAGTGATGATAATTTGATTTATAAGTAGTGTtagaaaattaaagattaaaaagatttgaatttctttttttttggaaaattaaaCTTACCTAACCGTAAATAAAATATATGGTTGGGAATTTCATATTTTCCTAACTGTTTACAAGCCCAAGGTAACTTATTATTGGGgaagaaatttttttaaaaaaaatgcgGTAGAAATCATAAATACGGTTGGGACTTGGGAGTTCATATTTCCCAACCGTAGATAAATCTAGGGAAagatttgaaaaacaaaaagaggttgaaaaatgaaaatacGGTTGGGAGTTTATGTTTTCCAAACGTATTAAGTTCTACAaccaatttttaaaaccctagtttAGTCAAATTTAACCTATCCAtgcaatcaaaagaaaaaaagagtggATTTTTCAGTTCTTACCCAATTGGATCATTATTGGTTAAGatagttgttgttgaagaagaaaatatggaacaAGAGGCgatagaggagaagaaaagaggaagaagaagagattttttttagggtttagttaTTCGTTTCAATTAGATTAAGTAATTAAATTAGTTGTCAAAATGTATTTTTTGTAATAGAATAGGCCCTCCTCATCCATAATTAGGACATTTAAATCCATGGGAGCTCTCGAATCCAAATTTTAAAGCCCCTGTAATAGACTTCTTAAAATTTCCAAATTGGGACTGGAAACATCAGTGGTGGAACAAGAAATTTACATCAAGGGTTGGGGATGGGGGgctattttatatatatatacatgtggaTATCTTTCAAAAAATAACATATAAATTGGATGATATTTTTAGTTTTGATATTAAGTTTTTGCAATTTTAGGCGTATATTAGCTTTGATATAAATTGTACTATGTTAGTAGTAAATTAGCGATGTGCTACAAATACTAAGACTTGGTGGTGGTATCATAGGTGCAGCAAATCAATTAATATGCAACAAATTTCATGTTTCGAAAAATAAACTAATCATCTTATTTTCACTTAATTAATAAGTTATATAGCTGATTCATGCTTCAAAAGAAAATTAATACAATAGAGGTTAAGTTCATCTCTACGAGGAGCAAGGAGTTTTAGTTGTTGAAAATGTCATAATAAAGGAAATTTCTTGCCGGTggcactgtagtacagtggtaaatcACTGGATGATGACACCAgtgatctgagttcgaaactcgcatAGAGCATGTGTTATGATAACATCTAACCATTGGTTTAACTGTAAATACACTTATATGTAAACATATTTTTAGCTTATCTGAACAGTAGTTTGAATAAGGTTCAATTTTTACCTGCCGTATATTTACTGTTGATGTTGGATAAGAGAAATCCAAGGTGACCTTATTTCTACCTTATTTGATAGCCAATTAATTACGTTGTCCATgtattaatttatttttcttgaaaatgaaaaacaatTTAAAATTACTTAAACACCAAAAATACTAAAACACAGACACCATTGTTTAAGTAGCATGAAGTTGTTTTAATCAGGTACAGAAGGAAATTGTAATCTTTTGAAAGAAAACTATACGATtctaatattttagaaatttaTATAATTTTGAAACGTGTGCTATTCGAACAAGCTTTGCACATCTTGTGC
The nucleotide sequence above comes from Papaver somniferum cultivar HN1 chromosome 8, ASM357369v1, whole genome shotgun sequence. Encoded proteins:
- the LOC113304635 gene encoding cytochrome P450 704C1-like, with amino-acid sequence MEYFLSLFSLMKIILMSVLLMVSLFVLVTIIGLAKEWIMRQKRPPIAGLMLNQLVYFKTLFDYQTFLSRKHPTYRLILPSHSEIYTSDPVNIEYILRTNFNNYGKGKYNYEIMKDLFGDGIFAVDGDKWRHQRKLASYEFSTKVLRDFCSTVFRSNAAKLAAKVSEAAEFSKAIELQDALMKSTLDSLFKVGFGIELNSLSGLDEFGVRFTKAFDDANEIVYWRFVDPFWKIRRFLNIGLEAALKRHMKVINDFVFKLIKHKREQMKTGTKAQGAKEDILSRFLIESEKDVANMTDQYLRDIILNFVVAGKDSTANTLTWFFFMICKNPFIQEKIFQEVKDAINIAESTNISVEEFTEKITEEAIEKMQYLHATLTETLRLFPAVPVDGKNANEEDALPVDGLKVRKGDGISYMPYAMARMTYIWGDDAEEFRPQRWLQNGVFQPESPFKFTAFQAGPRICLGKEFAYRQMKIFAATLINFFKFKLVDENKEATYRTMFTLHMDQGLPLFAFHRSK